A section of the Paenibacillus aurantius genome encodes:
- the trpB gene encoding tryptophan synthase subunit beta — MNTLPDQYGRFGKFGGKYVPETLMNALIELEEAYHKYSQDPEFTSEVHDLLVKYSGRPTNLYYAERLTQALGGAKIYLKREDLNHTGAHKINNAIGQAVLAKRMGKKKIIAETGAGQHGVATATVAALMGFECKVFMGEEDIRRQQLNVFRMNLLGTEVVPVTSGSRTLKDACNETLRYWVSHVEDTFYILGSVTGPHPYPMIVRDFQRIIGDEARKQILEQEGRLPDLVIACVGGGSNAMGIFYPFVQDKDVRLMGVEAAGHGLHTDKHAATMTRGKHGVFQGSFSYLLQDEHGQVQEAHSISAGLDYPGIGPEHAFLKDTERAEYVPITDQEALDALQFLSRTEGVIPALESAHAIAQTMKVAPTLPKDQIIVVSLSGRGDKDVESIMSYLGGQNQ; from the coding sequence GTGAATACGTTACCGGACCAGTACGGCCGATTCGGCAAATTCGGAGGCAAATACGTACCGGAAACTTTAATGAACGCTCTCATCGAGCTGGAAGAGGCTTACCATAAATATTCCCAGGATCCCGAATTTACAAGCGAGGTTCATGATCTGCTGGTGAAATATTCGGGCAGGCCGACCAATCTATACTATGCGGAACGGCTCACGCAGGCTTTGGGCGGAGCGAAGATCTACTTGAAGCGCGAGGATCTCAACCATACGGGCGCTCACAAAATCAACAATGCGATCGGCCAGGCCGTGCTGGCGAAGCGGATGGGCAAGAAGAAAATTATTGCCGAAACGGGAGCGGGCCAGCACGGTGTTGCGACGGCTACCGTAGCCGCCCTGATGGGCTTTGAATGCAAAGTGTTCATGGGCGAAGAGGACATCCGCCGCCAGCAGCTGAACGTGTTCCGTATGAATCTGCTGGGTACGGAAGTCGTTCCGGTGACGTCGGGCTCGCGGACCCTTAAGGACGCCTGCAACGAAACGCTCCGCTACTGGGTGAGCCATGTTGAAGATACTTTCTATATCCTGGGCTCGGTAACCGGTCCCCATCCCTATCCGATGATCGTAAGGGATTTTCAGCGAATCATTGGAGATGAAGCGCGTAAGCAGATTCTCGAGCAGGAAGGCCGTCTTCCGGATCTGGTGATCGCTTGCGTCGGCGGCGGCAGCAATGCCATGGGGATTTTCTATCCGTTCGTTCAGGACAAGGACGTTCGTCTGATGGGAGTGGAAGCAGCCGGACACGGGCTTCACACCGATAAGCATGCGGCGACGATGACGCGAGGGAAGCATGGGGTGTTCCAAGGGTCGTTCAGCTACCTGCTTCAGGATGAGCATGGACAGGTTCAAGAAGCGCATTCCATTTCCGCGGGTCTGGACTATCCGGGGATCGGTCCGGAGCATGCTTTCTTGAAAGATACCGAACGGGCGGAATATGTTCCGATCACTGACCAGGAAGCACTGGACGCGCTGCAGTTTCTGAGCCGCACGGAAGGAGTCATTCCCGCACTGGAAAGTGCCCATGCGATCGCCCAGACCATGAAGGTGGCTCCTACCCTGCCGAAGGACCAAATCATCGTGGTCTCCCTCTCCGGAAGAGGGGATAAGGACGTGGAGTCCATCATGAGCTACCTGGGGGGCCAAAATCAATGA
- a CDS encoding anti-sigma factor family protein, with protein sequence MKCADIQEWLGSYFDLPPDDSRREEVDRHIQTCEACAEEYALWAESTELIRSVSAEEVVPMEEPVPVSSRVMSRIYESESWRMPVSSKIYSIPYKTRRNLFMVISLCLALFLGSFVYSLTGSPSEVGDASDSPFGLKHPASASSFSKDDSLNVHYMSKSAVASVSSHIMGPVKLGPIHTYPDYLLALSFLGLISALLILNWLSRTHK encoded by the coding sequence ATGAAGTGTGCGGACATCCAGGAATGGTTGGGCAGTTATTTTGATTTGCCGCCTGACGACTCCCGAAGGGAAGAGGTGGACCGGCATATTCAGACGTGCGAAGCCTGTGCGGAAGAATACGCCCTGTGGGCCGAGAGCACGGAGCTGATCCGTTCGGTTTCCGCGGAAGAGGTGGTTCCAATGGAAGAGCCGGTTCCCGTTTCCAGCCGGGTCATGAGCCGGATCTATGAATCCGAATCGTGGCGGATGCCGGTCAGCAGCAAGATTTATTCCATTCCTTACAAGACCAGAAGGAATTTGTTTATGGTGATCAGCTTATGCCTCGCTCTCTTTCTGGGGAGCTTCGTGTATTCTTTGACCGGATCGCCGTCCGAGGTGGGAGATGCCAGCGACAGTCCATTCGGGCTTAAGCATCCCGCCAGCGCCTCCAGCTTCTCTAAAGACGATTCTCTGAACGTTCATTACATGAGCAAAAGTGCGGTAGCAAGCGTAAGCTCTCATATCATGGGACCGGTTAAGCTTGGCCCTATTCACACTTATCCGGACTATTTGCTCGCTCTTTCTTTTCTTGGTCTGATCAGTGCCTTGCTGATCCTGAATTGGCTGTCCCGAACGCACAAATAA
- the trpA gene encoding tryptophan synthase subunit alpha, with product MNRIDAAFQSLKEQNRTALIPFITVGDPDVETTVAIVHELEAAGADIVELGVPYSDPLADGPVIQSSSQRALQNRITIVDCMRVAKTCREQGSKLPFILFTYYNPVLQLGLEHFFDLVLENEISGLIIPDLPIEEHGPLKELSVKHSIHLIPLVAPTSNERIARIVSEAAGFIYCVSSLGVTGTRSQFFEGINDFLQTVKNSTTLPIAIGFGISSREQVDRFSEICDGVVVGSAIVKQIEKVLPELKSESTREQGLLQIREFVSQLRN from the coding sequence ATGAACCGTATCGACGCAGCGTTTCAATCGTTAAAAGAACAGAACCGCACCGCCCTAATCCCTTTTATCACGGTTGGAGACCCGGATGTGGAGACAACCGTTGCTATCGTTCACGAATTGGAGGCGGCCGGAGCCGATATCGTGGAGCTTGGGGTCCCCTACTCCGATCCTTTGGCCGATGGCCCCGTTATTCAAAGCTCTTCGCAGAGAGCTCTTCAGAACCGGATCACGATTGTGGATTGTATGCGTGTGGCCAAAACATGCCGGGAGCAGGGGAGCAAGCTTCCCTTTATCCTGTTCACTTATTACAACCCGGTTCTTCAGCTTGGACTGGAACACTTCTTCGATCTGGTTCTGGAAAATGAGATCAGCGGCTTAATCATTCCGGATCTTCCCATTGAAGAGCATGGACCGCTTAAAGAGCTGTCCGTTAAACATAGTATCCATTTGATTCCGCTCGTGGCTCCCACGTCGAACGAGAGGATTGCGCGAATTGTTTCCGAGGCGGCGGGCTTTATCTATTGCGTGTCTTCCCTTGGGGTAACGGGAACACGTTCGCAATTTTTTGAGGGGATTAACGATTTCCTCCAGACGGTTAAAAATTCCACGACGCTTCCCATTGCCATCGGGTTCGGGATTTCAAGCCGGGAGCAGGTGGACCGGTTCTCCGAGATTTGCGATGGGGTGGTGGTAGGAAGCGCCATCGTGAAGCAGATCGAAAAGGTGCTTCCCGAGCTGAAATCCGAATCCACGCGTGAACAAGGACTCTTGCAAATTCGCGAATTTGTGTCACAATTAAGGAATTAA
- a CDS encoding prephenate dehydrogenase, translating into MTTITIYGVGLMGGSLALCFRGKPDLRVVGHSHSEASVKKYKERGVVDYATTSFEEAAAEADFIFVCVPVGMVEDYLNRLSKLPLKPGCVITDVGSTKASICRAADAMDWGSSYFIGGHPMAGSERSGVEAATPLLYENAFYVLTPGKHVPESVYESLVDLLRYTRAQIVRVEASQHDDIVGAISHLPHIIAVALVNQVAKYNESDPLYQNLAAGGFRDITRIAASEPVIWRDILLNNREVVLRLLSEWKGQMESFTALVESGSGEGIEEQFRQSREFRNQIPERRKGVLTSLFDLYVDVPDHPGIIGEITTSLGNERINLSNIQIIENRADVPGILRLSFRNEEDMDRAAKLLKPEYHVHA; encoded by the coding sequence ATGACGACAATTACAATTTACGGGGTAGGGCTAATGGGAGGATCATTAGCCCTCTGTTTTAGAGGCAAGCCGGATCTCAGGGTCGTGGGACACTCCCACTCGGAGGCTTCGGTTAAGAAATACAAGGAGCGGGGCGTAGTTGACTACGCTACCACTTCCTTTGAGGAAGCGGCGGCGGAAGCCGATTTTATATTTGTCTGCGTTCCGGTAGGGATGGTCGAGGATTACCTTAACAGGCTTTCCAAGCTCCCGCTTAAACCGGGCTGCGTCATTACCGATGTGGGAAGCACCAAGGCTTCGATCTGCCGGGCTGCGGATGCCATGGATTGGGGATCGTCCTATTTTATTGGCGGGCATCCCATGGCAGGATCCGAACGCTCCGGCGTCGAGGCGGCCACTCCGCTTCTATACGAGAATGCCTTTTACGTGCTGACACCGGGAAAGCATGTTCCGGAATCCGTTTATGAGAGTCTTGTAGACCTTCTGCGTTATACGCGGGCTCAAATTGTCCGGGTGGAGGCTTCCCAGCACGATGATATCGTAGGAGCCATCAGTCACCTTCCCCATATTATTGCCGTTGCCCTGGTTAACCAGGTAGCGAAGTATAACGAAAGCGATCCTCTATACCAGAATCTCGCGGCCGGCGGCTTTCGGGACATTACCCGGATTGCAGCCAGCGAACCGGTGATTTGGCGCGATATCCTGCTCAACAACAGGGAAGTCGTCCTTAGGCTGCTTAGCGAATGGAAAGGGCAGATGGAGAGCTTTACGGCGCTTGTGGAATCCGGATCCGGAGAAGGGATCGAAGAGCAGTTCCGCCAGTCACGGGAATTCCGCAATCAAATCCCCGAACGAAGAAAAGGGGTTCTCACTTCTTTGTTTGATCTGTATGTCGACGTGCCGGACCATCCGGGGATCATCGGAGAAATCACGACATCGCTCGGTAACGAACGCATCAACTTAAGCAATATTCAAATCATTGAGAATCGGGCCGATGTTCCGGGCATTCTTCGGCTTTCTTTCCGCAACGAGGAGGATATGGACCGGGCGGCCAAGCTGTTAAAACCTGAATATCACGTCCATGCCTAA
- a CDS encoding phosphoribosylanthranilate isomerase, which produces MTAAEVKICGITDEATLERILSYPIDYIGFMFAPSKRRITAAQAGRFLELMRATGLASLPRTVGVFVNPTEEYMSEVMEQARLDVIQLHGQESPFLCRYARDKFGVKVFKVISIRPDSGSKEAEEQLSPYRGAADAILLDTFEPVHGGGGGKTFAWDLILGYREAAHKLGMKLLVAGGLTSDNVAGLIERYRPDGVDVSSGVETEGVKDSTKIQAFVERVKGL; this is translated from the coding sequence ATGACGGCAGCCGAGGTCAAAATATGCGGGATTACCGATGAAGCTACTCTCGAGCGCATTCTTTCTTATCCTATCGATTACATCGGTTTTATGTTTGCACCTAGCAAACGCCGGATCACGGCCGCTCAAGCCGGAAGGTTCCTGGAGTTGATGCGGGCTACTGGCCTCGCTTCCCTGCCCCGGACGGTAGGCGTGTTTGTGAACCCGACGGAAGAATACATGAGTGAGGTAATGGAACAGGCAAGGCTGGATGTCATTCAGCTGCACGGGCAAGAATCTCCGTTCCTTTGCCGTTATGCGAGGGACAAGTTCGGCGTGAAGGTTTTCAAGGTGATCTCGATCCGTCCGGATTCCGGCTCTAAGGAGGCGGAGGAACAGCTGTCTCCTTACCGGGGTGCCGCCGATGCGATTTTGTTGGATACGTTTGAGCCTGTCCATGGAGGGGGCGGCGGGAAGACGTTCGCCTGGGACCTCATTCTGGGATATCGGGAAGCGGCGCATAAGCTGGGGATGAAGCTTCTGGTCGCCGGAGGGCTGACATCGGACAATGTAGCCGGTTTGATCGAGCGGTACCGGCCGGACGGAGTCGACGTATCGAGCGGTGTGGAGACTGAGGGAGTCAAGGATTCGACCAAAATACAAGCATTCGTGGAAAGGGTGAAAGGGCTGTGA
- a CDS encoding DUF2487 family protein, with translation MWSRAGSIGKGGGQVKFSEIREEQWKDLQPYLDTCLLPITGLTGTEPPWMTTEALEMLRDIMDLVENPYKGRLVTYPAMHYFSPPGEFASSVNHLCRKLKDSGFRYVFLITADSAVGIMQFADADLFLTPDYLDKSKTELDQAIRNAWNKGEDQM, from the coding sequence ATGTGGTCAAGGGCAGGGAGTATAGGCAAGGGGGGAGGGCAAGTGAAGTTCAGCGAGATACGCGAAGAGCAGTGGAAAGATCTTCAGCCCTACCTGGACACGTGCCTGCTGCCGATTACCGGTCTGACCGGAACGGAGCCTCCATGGATGACAACGGAAGCGTTGGAGATGCTAAGGGATATTATGGACCTGGTGGAGAATCCTTATAAAGGAAGGCTCGTCACCTATCCGGCCATGCATTACTTCAGCCCCCCCGGGGAATTTGCTTCCTCGGTCAACCATCTGTGTCGAAAATTGAAGGATTCCGGCTTCCGTTACGTTTTTCTGATCACGGCGGATTCGGCTGTAGGGATTATGCAGTTTGCGGATGCGGATCTGTTCCTTACCCCGGATTACCTCGACAAGAGCAAGACCGAGCTGGATCAAGCCATCCGAAACGCCTGGAACAAGGGCGAAGACCAGATGTGA
- a CDS encoding c-type cytochrome gives MAHGPKNGEKIVYVGDSRVVKKTNKMLPRDYSAYPGRSEAFIPNFLLKEWMVAAVVLVGVLVLVMSEPAPLGLPADPTNTAFIPMPDWYFLFMYQLLKYPYTSDQYVVIGTLVLPGLLFGGLLLAPFLDTGKERRFYRRPVASALMFFSLIAVTYLTVFSWHHYTLELKEKGIVPEHIKLEEERQAAKAAGKEMPTPGGNKTAAVAIVNPDDEGAKAYAKATCVACHGADLKGNPSSGIPALRGVGDKHSKDEIIGIIKKGQGAMTPQYDANISKGLTDADINKMAEWLASQKKGS, from the coding sequence GTGGCACACGGACCCAAAAATGGTGAAAAGATCGTTTACGTCGGGGATTCCCGCGTAGTCAAGAAAACGAACAAAATGCTTCCGCGCGATTACTCGGCGTACCCGGGAAGGTCGGAGGCTTTTATCCCTAACTTCCTGCTGAAGGAATGGATGGTAGCGGCCGTTGTTCTGGTCGGGGTTCTCGTCCTGGTTATGTCCGAGCCGGCTCCATTGGGCCTTCCGGCTGACCCGACGAACACCGCTTTCATTCCGATGCCGGACTGGTACTTCCTGTTCATGTACCAGTTGCTGAAATACCCTTATACGTCTGACCAATATGTAGTCATCGGGACACTCGTGCTTCCCGGGCTGCTGTTCGGAGGCCTTCTGTTGGCACCGTTCCTGGATACGGGAAAAGAAAGACGGTTTTACCGCCGTCCGGTTGCTTCCGCTCTGATGTTCTTCTCCTTGATTGCGGTTACTTACCTGACTGTTTTCTCTTGGCACCACTACACACTGGAGCTGAAGGAGAAAGGGATCGTTCCTGAGCACATCAAGCTGGAGGAAGAACGTCAAGCGGCCAAAGCGGCCGGCAAAGAGATGCCGACACCGGGAGGCAACAAGACGGCCGCCGTGGCCATCGTTAATCCTGACGATGAAGGTGCTAAGGCATACGCCAAAGCCACCTGCGTAGCCTGTCACGGAGCCGACCTGAAAGGGAACCCCTCGAGCGGGATTCCGGCTCTCCGCGGAGTGGGCGACAAGCACAGCAAGGATGAAATTATTGGGATTATCAAGAAGGGTCAAGGAGCTATGACCCCTCAATATGATGCCAACATCAGCAAAGGTCTGACGGATGCCGATATCAACAAGATGGCCGAATGGCTGGCCAGTCAGAAAAAAGGATCCTAA
- the hisC gene encoding histidinol-phosphate transaminase translates to MQPKKNIVHLPVYQPGKPIEEVKREFGLTEVTKLASNENPYGCSPKAKEAIQAEMENLSLYPDGGAVVLTNAVAAKFGVAPDQVIFGAGSDEIILMLARAFLSSGDENIMATHTFPQYKHNAEIEGAVTIEVPLVNGKHDLPSMLEKVTERTKIVWICNPNNPTGTIVTHAEVKDFMKKVAPHVLVVLDEAYVEYSTDPEFPDGLQLLKEYPNVILLRTFSKIYGLASLRIGYGIGRSEVIRSINQVREPFNTTRFAQAAALASLEDDEFVASCREANRVGLNYLTSQFDRIGLSYFPANGNFIMVDVGKPAADIFNALLRKGMIVRGGHALDFPTSLRVTVGSQEQNEKFIRDLEEVLSGAAVQA, encoded by the coding sequence GTGCAGCCCAAAAAAAATATCGTTCATCTTCCGGTGTACCAGCCGGGCAAGCCCATTGAAGAAGTAAAACGCGAATTCGGCCTAACCGAGGTAACCAAGCTTGCCTCGAATGAGAATCCGTACGGATGCTCACCGAAAGCGAAGGAAGCCATCCAGGCCGAAATGGAAAACCTGAGCCTGTACCCGGACGGCGGGGCGGTGGTGCTGACGAATGCGGTAGCCGCCAAATTCGGAGTGGCCCCCGATCAAGTTATTTTCGGAGCCGGCTCCGATGAGATTATTCTCATGCTGGCCCGCGCCTTCCTGTCTTCCGGCGACGAGAACATCATGGCCACCCATACCTTCCCTCAGTATAAGCATAATGCCGAGATTGAAGGGGCGGTAACGATTGAGGTTCCGCTGGTAAACGGCAAACATGATCTGCCATCCATGCTGGAGAAAGTCACCGAGCGGACGAAAATCGTATGGATTTGCAACCCGAACAATCCGACGGGAACGATTGTGACCCATGCGGAAGTGAAGGACTTTATGAAGAAGGTTGCACCTCATGTCCTGGTCGTACTCGACGAAGCCTATGTGGAATACAGCACGGATCCGGAATTCCCGGACGGCTTGCAGCTGCTGAAGGAATACCCGAATGTTATTCTGCTTCGCACGTTCTCCAAAATTTATGGGCTCGCTTCTCTTCGGATTGGTTACGGAATCGGACGTTCGGAAGTCATCCGTTCCATCAACCAGGTCCGCGAGCCTTTCAATACGACCCGTTTTGCCCAAGCGGCCGCACTGGCTTCCCTCGAAGATGATGAGTTCGTGGCCAGCTGCCGGGAAGCGAACCGTGTTGGTCTCAACTATTTGACCTCCCAATTCGATCGGATAGGACTAAGCTATTTTCCGGCCAACGGAAACTTCATTATGGTCGATGTCGGCAAGCCTGCGGCCGATATCTTTAACGCGCTGCTGCGTAAAGGCATGATCGTTCGCGGAGGGCACGCCCTGGATTTCCCAACGTCGCTGCGGGTGACGGTGGGCAGCCAGGAGCAGAACGAGAAGTTTATCCGCGATCTCGAAGAGGTTCTGTCCGGCGCCGCCGTGCAAGCCTAA
- the trpD gene encoding anthranilate phosphoribosyltransferase yields METKLKIQQAIATITGGGSLGREEARMVMDEIMEGEATHAQIGSLVTALRMKGETSEEITGFAESMRSRANRVETEQFDLLDTCGTGGDGANTFNISTASALVAAAGGIRVAKHGNRAMSSKSGSADVLEALGVNIHLDGAQASRCLDQIGICFLFAMSYHQSMKHAAAPRRELGIRTVFNLLGPLTNPAGADRQLLGVFDRSKTELIAEVLHALKLRRGMVVASYDGLDEISISAPTQVTELKNSAIRTYEISPDELGLGTYTMNDVAGGDAQTNAEIIEAILHGSRGAHRDIVLANAGACFYVSERCSTLQEGVKLAAAVIDSKRAADKLRELVQCTGAFSHVS; encoded by the coding sequence ATGGAGACCAAATTGAAGATCCAGCAGGCGATCGCCACGATTACCGGAGGCGGAAGCCTGGGCAGGGAAGAAGCGAGAATGGTCATGGATGAGATCATGGAAGGGGAAGCGACTCACGCCCAAATCGGCAGCCTGGTGACCGCCCTGAGAATGAAAGGGGAAACGTCCGAGGAAATTACCGGCTTTGCGGAGTCGATGAGAAGCCGGGCCAACCGAGTGGAGACGGAGCAGTTTGATCTTCTGGACACGTGCGGAACCGGGGGGGACGGCGCGAACACGTTTAACATTTCCACCGCCTCCGCACTCGTAGCCGCGGCCGGCGGAATCCGGGTAGCGAAGCACGGGAACCGGGCCATGTCGAGCAAGAGCGGAAGCGCCGATGTGCTGGAGGCTCTCGGGGTTAACATTCACTTGGACGGCGCACAGGCGTCCCGCTGCCTGGATCAGATCGGCATTTGCTTCCTGTTTGCCATGTCGTACCACCAGTCTATGAAGCACGCCGCGGCTCCTCGCCGCGAGCTCGGCATTCGCACCGTTTTCAACCTTCTGGGGCCGCTTACCAATCCGGCCGGAGCCGATCGTCAGCTTCTCGGCGTCTTCGACCGCAGCAAAACGGAGCTAATCGCCGAAGTGCTGCACGCCTTGAAGCTCCGCCGCGGCATGGTTGTGGCGAGCTACGACGGGTTGGATGAAATCAGCATTTCAGCCCCAACCCAGGTAACCGAGCTGAAAAATTCGGCGATCCGCACTTATGAGATCAGCCCGGATGAATTGGGGCTCGGAACCTATACGATGAACGATGTGGCGGGCGGCGACGCCCAGACCAATGCAGAAATCATCGAAGCCATTCTACATGGCAGCCGGGGAGCTCATCGGGATATCGTGCTCGCCAATGCCGGAGCCTGCTTCTATGTGTCGGAGCGTTGCTCGACCCTGCAGGAAGGTGTAAAATTAGCGGCAGCGGTTATCGATTCCAAACGTGCCGCCGATAAGCTGCGGGAGCTAGTCCAATGTACGGGAGCGTTCAGCCATGTTTCTTGA
- the trpC gene encoding indole-3-glycerol phosphate synthase TrpC: MFLDRIVDTKRREVEGLKNGFSLAEMEKKIAELPPTRGFARALTEGRQRRMGLIAEVKKASPSKGLIREDFEPAAIAKAYEEAGTDCISVLTDTDYFQGSNAYLSAVRQVVKVPLLRKDFTIDYRQIYEARVIGADAVLLIAAILTTGQMKEFLQLSLDLGLDALVEVHDQEELDRVLSLDAELIGINNRNLKTFVTDLKTTEELAKTIPAGKTIVSESGISKPEEIDYLYSTGARALLIGEHFMRQPSVGRAIEDLLGVPGAGVN, from the coding sequence ATGTTTCTTGATCGAATTGTTGATACCAAACGCAGAGAAGTCGAAGGGTTGAAGAATGGATTCTCCCTTGCCGAAATGGAGAAAAAAATCGCGGAGCTTCCTCCTACGAGAGGGTTTGCCCGGGCGTTGACGGAAGGACGTCAGCGCCGGATGGGGCTTATTGCGGAGGTTAAGAAGGCTTCCCCTTCGAAAGGGCTGATCCGGGAGGATTTTGAGCCTGCTGCCATTGCCAAGGCGTATGAAGAAGCCGGAACGGACTGCATCTCCGTCTTGACCGATACCGATTACTTTCAAGGCAGCAATGCCTATTTGAGCGCGGTGCGCCAAGTGGTTAAGGTGCCGCTGCTTCGCAAGGACTTTACGATTGATTACCGGCAAATCTATGAAGCCCGCGTCATCGGAGCGGACGCCGTGCTCCTTATTGCGGCTATCCTGACCACGGGTCAAATGAAAGAGTTCTTGCAGCTGAGCCTGGACCTTGGTCTGGATGCGCTGGTGGAGGTTCACGATCAGGAGGAGCTGGATCGTGTGCTCTCCCTCGATGCCGAGCTGATCGGGATCAACAACCGCAACCTGAAGACGTTCGTGACCGACCTCAAGACAACGGAGGAGCTGGCGAAGACCATCCCCGCCGGAAAAACCATTGTGAGCGAAAGCGGCATTTCCAAGCCGGAAGAAATCGACTACCTATACTCGACGGGGGCCCGGGCTCTGCTGATCGGCGAGCACTTTATGCGCCAGCCTTCCGTTGGTCGTGCCATTGAGGATCTTCTCGGTGTGCCCGGAGCGGGAGTGAACTAG
- a CDS encoding ubiquinol-cytochrome c reductase iron-sulfur subunit, translated as MSENSKDSKSHSKQPVVKREMSRRQFLSYTLGGTGGFLAAGLMVPMVRFAVDPVLQPKKNADWVKVVEESKVTDVPQSFKFSVHQVDGWYESDPELEAWISKDKAGNIFALNPTCKHLGCTVNWEKTEYHCPCHGARYTKEGKNLVVAPLPLDEYSVKIDKGFVYVGQLHANETSKK; from the coding sequence ATGAGTGAGAACAGCAAGGACTCCAAGTCCCATTCCAAGCAGCCGGTTGTAAAACGTGAAATGTCCCGCCGCCAATTCCTGTCCTACACATTAGGGGGAACAGGCGGATTTTTGGCTGCCGGTCTGATGGTGCCGATGGTGCGCTTCGCCGTCGATCCCGTTCTTCAGCCTAAGAAGAATGCAGACTGGGTTAAAGTAGTGGAAGAGAGCAAAGTAACCGATGTTCCTCAATCGTTTAAGTTCAGCGTTCACCAGGTGGATGGCTGGTACGAGAGCGATCCGGAACTCGAGGCCTGGATCTCGAAGGACAAGGCAGGAAATATTTTCGCTCTTAACCCGACCTGTAAGCATTTGGGCTGTACGGTTAACTGGGAGAAGACCGAATATCACTGTCCGTGCCACGGCGCGCGCTACACCAAGGAAGGCAAGAACCTGGTCGTTGCACCTCTTCCGTTGGACGAGTATAGCGTGAAGATTGATAAAGGGTTCGTGTATGTAGGGCAGCTCCATGCGAACGAGACGTCAAAAAAATAA
- the qcrB gene encoding menaquinol-cytochrome c reductase cytochrome b subunit, producing the protein MLKSVYSWIDERLDITPMWRDIADHEVPEHVNPAHHFSAFVYCFGGLTFFITMIQVLSGMFLTMYYAPDIVNAYRSVDFLQHKVAFGVIVRGMHHWGASLVIVMMFLHTLRVFFTGSYKAPREMNWVVGMLIFFVMLGLGFTGYLLPWDNKAYFATQVGIKIAASVPFIGEYIKVFLQGGDIVGAQTLTRFFALHVFFFPAILLALLGGHFFMIRKQGISGPL; encoded by the coding sequence ATGCTCAAAAGTGTTTATAGCTGGATCGACGAGCGGCTTGACATTACGCCAATGTGGAGAGACATCGCCGACCATGAAGTGCCTGAGCACGTAAACCCTGCGCATCACTTTTCCGCTTTCGTTTACTGCTTCGGAGGATTAACCTTCTTCATTACTATGATTCAGGTTTTGTCGGGAATGTTCCTCACTATGTACTACGCTCCCGATATCGTTAACGCTTACCGCAGCGTTGATTTCCTTCAGCACAAAGTCGCCTTCGGCGTCATCGTGCGCGGGATGCACCACTGGGGAGCGAGCTTGGTTATTGTCATGATGTTCTTACATACCCTTCGGGTATTCTTTACCGGTTCCTACAAAGCCCCTCGTGAAATGAACTGGGTGGTAGGAATGCTGATTTTCTTCGTTATGCTGGGCCTCGGCTTTACCGGGTACCTGCTTCCTTGGGACAATAAAGCATACTTTGCTACCCAAGTCGGAATTAAGATTGCCGCCTCGGTTCCTTTCATCGGGGAGTATATTAAAGTGTTCCTGCAAGGGGGAGACATTGTCGGTGCCCAGACGTTAACGCGTTTCTTCGCACTACATGTATTCTTCTTCCCAGCGATTCTGCTGGCTCTGCTCGGCGGTCACTTCTTCATGATCCGCAAACAGGGTATTTCCGGACCACTATAA
- a CDS encoding RNA polymerase sigma factor, which produces MTDSQLIREIKDGNVEMYAELMRRYERKIYAFIFHMLKSARMEAAVDDLCQETFYKAYRSLQTFREVEASFSTWLYTIARNTVLSELRKHKHIKVSLEQTGQTPQVSLEALPEQSALRNEKVYLVREAINKLPEKQRSALILREYDQLDYQEIANILGQTVSAVKSLLFRARASVKLQLEPYFMEPIFDEYEGMN; this is translated from the coding sequence ATGACGGATTCCCAGCTAATAAGAGAAATCAAGGATGGAAACGTGGAGATGTACGCGGAGCTTATGCGCCGGTACGAACGCAAAATCTACGCTTTCATTTTTCATATGCTGAAAAGTGCCCGGATGGAAGCCGCTGTGGACGACCTGTGCCAGGAGACCTTCTACAAAGCGTACCGCAGCTTGCAAACGTTCCGGGAAGTGGAAGCGTCTTTCTCCACATGGTTGTATACGATTGCCCGCAACACGGTACTTAGCGAGCTGCGTAAACATAAGCACATCAAAGTCTCCCTTGAGCAGACCGGTCAGACCCCTCAAGTGTCGCTCGAGGCGCTGCCGGAGCAGTCCGCTCTGCGCAACGAGAAGGTTTATCTGGTTCGTGAGGCGATTAACAAGCTGCCCGAAAAGCAGCGGTCCGCCCTGATATTACGAGAGTATGACCAGCTCGATTACCAGGAAATCGCCAACATTCTGGGGCAGACGGTGAGCGCCGTGAAATCGTTGCTGTTCCGGGCAAGGGCAAGCGTGAAGCTTCAGCTGGAGCCCTATTTTATGGAGCCGATTTTTGATGAATACGAAGGGATGAACTAA